The proteins below are encoded in one region of Streptomyces sp. NBC_00344:
- a CDS encoding GGDEF domain-containing protein yields MTTQALPRTLHITAMALPLAGWTLHTTVLRRRLIQAQRDPLTTTWRREAFTDRAHRFLERHPDEVVLVLADADRFKRLNDCYGHAAGDAALAAIGTRLTEWAGHHGIAGRLGGDEFAALTRIEPRHQDLRLEHLARLMTRPVPYGDGLLPLAVSLGAATPTGIGSADLPTLMRAADTAMYEGKHRGIIVQARPGHTRARSINGRREGRPGTSRTSTAA; encoded by the coding sequence ATGACCACCCAGGCGTTACCAAGGACGCTCCACATCACCGCCATGGCCCTCCCCCTGGCCGGATGGACCCTGCACACCACAGTCCTGCGCCGCCGCCTCATCCAGGCGCAGCGCGACCCGCTCACCACGACCTGGCGCCGCGAGGCGTTCACCGACCGCGCGCACCGGTTCCTCGAACGCCACCCTGACGAGGTGGTCCTGGTCCTCGCGGACGCCGACAGGTTCAAACGGCTCAACGATTGCTACGGCCATGCCGCGGGCGATGCCGCGCTCGCCGCGATCGGCACCCGCCTGACCGAATGGGCCGGCCACCACGGAATCGCCGGCCGCCTCGGAGGCGACGAATTCGCCGCACTGACACGCATCGAGCCCCGCCACCAAGACCTGCGCCTGGAACATTTAGCCCGCCTCATGACGCGCCCCGTCCCCTATGGAGACGGACTGCTGCCACTGGCCGTCTCCCTCGGCGCCGCCACCCCGACCGGCATCGGCAGCGCCGATCTGCCGACACTGATGCGCGCCGCCGACACCGCTATGTACGAGGGAAAACACCGCGGCATCATCGTCCAAGCCCGCCCCGGCCATACCCGGGCGCGCAGCATCAATGGCCGCCGTGAAGGCCGGCCTGGCACCAGCCGCACCAGCACAGCGGCATGA
- a CDS encoding ParB/RepB/Spo0J family partition protein, whose product MKAADRLGAGSSFTNVPRGRSDRGRAKAITQGDVPAYELVRLHLNEVAPTPLNPRRNFGTDEEKSRFGEELRAVQLAACVAVSRETYLGLWPEHSSEIGKADYVLVNGERRYRSADHVGLEALDFVVRNDLASSREDFIDFLLKENLDREDFDLVERARGVQALVAVCAYESEAGAQTRAAERLGKSRAWVTNQLALLILPDDIQEKLSSGELPEREGRLLARHYKAHPDLSSADLMEHLALSRESQARKREDEKELLRAAKSTAVLTAVNNEVPVEEGRGGQSTVLTTVNDSVLPTDDAPTRSVLTAVNTETPPAAPKRDTAGKPASSVSAPPSGPVLPHQDSPAGEATEYAKVLMKELGDDPTEQARTIASALSMPELSELVSALRAHM is encoded by the coding sequence GTGAAGGCCGCTGACCGGCTGGGTGCCGGGTCCTCGTTCACCAACGTGCCACGCGGACGGAGCGACCGCGGACGAGCCAAGGCCATCACGCAAGGCGATGTCCCGGCCTACGAACTGGTGCGCCTGCATCTCAACGAAGTCGCGCCCACTCCCCTGAATCCGCGCCGGAACTTCGGCACCGATGAAGAGAAGTCCCGGTTCGGCGAGGAACTACGCGCTGTCCAGCTCGCCGCATGCGTGGCGGTCTCCCGGGAGACTTATCTGGGACTGTGGCCCGAGCATTCCAGTGAGATCGGCAAGGCCGACTACGTGCTCGTCAACGGCGAGCGCCGCTACCGCAGCGCGGATCACGTCGGGCTGGAAGCCCTCGACTTCGTCGTGCGCAACGACCTGGCCTCTTCAAGGGAAGACTTCATAGACTTCCTCCTCAAGGAAAACCTGGACCGTGAGGACTTCGACCTCGTGGAAAGGGCGCGCGGCGTCCAGGCCCTCGTCGCCGTATGCGCCTATGAGAGCGAAGCCGGCGCCCAGACCCGGGCGGCCGAGCGGCTGGGTAAGTCCAGGGCGTGGGTGACCAATCAGCTGGCCTTGCTGATTTTGCCGGATGACATCCAAGAGAAGCTCAGCTCCGGTGAGTTGCCGGAGCGCGAGGGACGCCTGCTGGCCCGCCACTACAAGGCGCACCCCGATCTGAGCTCCGCGGACCTCATGGAGCACCTGGCCCTGTCCCGGGAGTCTCAGGCCCGTAAGCGGGAGGATGAGAAAGAGCTACTGCGGGCGGCCAAGAGCACGGCTGTGTTGACCGCGGTCAACAACGAAGTACCTGTCGAAGAGGGCCGGGGCGGTCAGTCGACCGTGTTGACCACGGTCAACGACTCCGTGCTACCGACCGACGACGCGCCCACCCGCTCGGTGTTGACCGCGGTCAACACCGAGACTCCCCCGGCGGCACCGAAGCGCGACACAGCCGGTAAGCCCGCCTCTTCGGTCTCCGCGCCGCCGTCAGGCCCCGTCTTGCCGCACCAGGACAGCCCGGCGGGCGAGGCCACTGAGTACGCCAAGGTCCTCATGAAGGAACTCGGTGACGATCCAACGGAGCAGGCGCGGACGATCGCTTCGGCGCTCAGCATGCCGGAGCTGAGCGAGTTGGTCAGTGCGCTTCGCGCCCACATGTAG
- a CDS encoding ferrous iron transport protein A: MGRALEEVTEVDPYAKPTEAATIPVFARLQAPEGLATKRQLDALGLRPGGQDPVAEVQTRGPKNGLLYRIDLALPKRPMTLAKEYALDKAMAARQTCGICHRRYHYVLPTRLDSCLECHDGTPADPASYIAPPASHHLAA; this comes from the coding sequence ATGGGGCGGGCACTGGAAGAGGTCACAGAGGTCGACCCCTACGCGAAGCCGACCGAGGCGGCGACCATCCCGGTCTTCGCCCGGTTGCAGGCACCCGAGGGGCTCGCCACGAAACGGCAGCTAGACGCTCTGGGGTTACGCCCGGGCGGCCAGGACCCGGTGGCCGAAGTCCAGACGCGCGGGCCGAAGAACGGGCTGCTCTACCGCATCGACCTGGCTCTGCCGAAGCGGCCGATGACGCTCGCCAAGGAGTACGCACTCGACAAGGCCATGGCAGCCAGACAGACCTGCGGCATCTGCCACCGCCGCTACCACTACGTCCTTCCGACCCGCCTGGACAGCTGCCTGGAGTGCCACGACGGCACCCCCGCCGACCCGGCCAGCTACATCGCTCCCCCGGCCAGCCACCACCTCGCCGCCTAA
- a CDS encoding conjugal transfer protein TraB — MSSELIPQQGKAAAPTDGDNRYKAVQHKLKTIGRAMDSATAELEGLQRGMRTNADRAYVLAESIANAELDKKFVEITNSVSLALGGAAVEARKLHATAEEVAGFAHETARTHSKLYDGLDQVRSSRKERTPKPGFFAH; from the coding sequence ATGAGCAGCGAACTGATCCCTCAGCAGGGCAAAGCCGCCGCGCCGACAGACGGCGACAACCGGTACAAGGCTGTCCAGCACAAGCTCAAAACTATCGGGAGGGCCATGGACAGCGCCACGGCCGAACTCGAAGGTCTGCAGCGGGGCATGCGCACGAACGCCGACCGCGCCTATGTCCTGGCGGAGAGCATCGCCAACGCCGAACTCGACAAGAAGTTCGTCGAGATCACGAACAGTGTGTCTCTCGCGCTGGGCGGCGCTGCCGTCGAGGCCCGCAAGCTGCACGCCACGGCGGAAGAGGTCGCCGGTTTCGCGCACGAGACCGCTCGCACCCACTCGAAGCTCTACGACGGCCTGGACCAGGTCCGCTCCTCCCGCAAGGAACGCACCCCCAAGCCCGGCTTCTTCGCCCACTGA
- a CDS encoding chromosome segregation protein ParM — translation MSTPRSVVLERIAYTLAAPVLAAAPNLDPTGAVNTVALLAGAVGVGSSVLAVTSGEGTGRKLIRWSPVTLAAAVDVAAQFTPGWGWDAVLAAGWAAAGLFVLPFSRSARRRFRPALGYTPAPQLQPAPEPAATVVPDDGADHFTREVRLLWERAGMPGRTVVVKTVPHPGMEHDLTMLLRASEPGRPISGLSEAAVAAAFGIGERDVTFAPVTQVSGRQGGPGWLEVHLTPDEAVRRRKAPTDQEWWADAIGADAIPGSVFVRKVRNSERGVTYWTAHMPDSMGEPRMNLPALCKALGASYEDGTVFVTLDGPDILVSVWDTSPLAKVYPATRELLTPDAEGRWVTGYLTNGQPARNRVFTDRGAAHGLYVAPSGGGKTQLMALAVAADALYGAVVWLATQAPDEKTRALGEHINRQGAGSLYMIRALRATLALMEIRAEMVWADGELHDWSPDLQGCPYSPLSLYLDEFLSAARDGEYGADIMDLAEQVSVKGRKYAIGEKVAGQSIFVQDGFTQLLCENLRENCIPVVLKVAAKKVAGMFKDLGIAPDDIPDPLPRSFSKAEAGRIERIMKGEPEPAASSNTGGAGWIVENKKPETLRTLYMDFSKDISHLFPDKIMELTAHEIRELQARDLWFDWNEPPRPGEFGPEPDDDEDDDGDAPKSKGKRRSPGTKPGPRRDTVTSPRQALEAIKNLTNA, via the coding sequence GTGTCCACGCCCCGCAGCGTCGTGCTGGAACGCATCGCTTACACGCTGGCCGCGCCGGTCCTCGCCGCAGCCCCGAACCTTGACCCCACCGGTGCGGTCAACACCGTCGCCCTGCTCGCCGGCGCCGTCGGCGTCGGTAGCTCGGTGCTGGCGGTCACGAGCGGTGAGGGCACCGGCCGCAAGCTGATCCGCTGGTCCCCCGTCACCCTGGCGGCGGCCGTTGACGTGGCGGCCCAGTTCACCCCCGGATGGGGGTGGGACGCCGTTCTCGCCGCCGGGTGGGCGGCCGCCGGCCTCTTCGTGCTCCCGTTCTCCCGCAGCGCCCGCCGCCGCTTCCGCCCCGCCCTCGGCTACACCCCCGCCCCCCAGCTGCAGCCCGCCCCGGAGCCCGCCGCCACCGTCGTGCCCGACGACGGCGCAGACCACTTCACCCGGGAGGTGCGCCTGCTGTGGGAGCGCGCCGGGATGCCAGGGCGCACCGTGGTGGTGAAAACCGTGCCGCACCCCGGCATGGAGCACGACCTCACGATGCTGCTGCGCGCCTCGGAGCCCGGCCGCCCGATCTCTGGTCTGTCCGAGGCGGCCGTCGCGGCCGCGTTCGGCATCGGTGAACGTGACGTCACGTTCGCCCCCGTGACGCAGGTGTCCGGCCGCCAGGGCGGGCCGGGCTGGCTGGAGGTGCACCTGACCCCGGATGAGGCGGTACGGCGCCGCAAGGCGCCTACCGACCAGGAGTGGTGGGCCGATGCGATCGGCGCCGACGCCATCCCCGGTTCGGTGTTCGTCCGCAAGGTCCGCAACAGCGAGCGCGGCGTGACGTACTGGACGGCGCACATGCCGGACTCCATGGGCGAGCCGCGGATGAACCTGCCCGCCCTGTGCAAGGCGCTCGGTGCCTCCTACGAGGACGGCACGGTGTTCGTCACTCTGGACGGTCCGGACATCCTCGTCTCCGTGTGGGACACCTCCCCGCTCGCCAAGGTCTACCCGGCCACCCGCGAGCTCCTGACCCCGGATGCGGAAGGCCGTTGGGTCACCGGCTACCTGACGAACGGGCAGCCCGCCCGCAACCGGGTCTTCACCGACCGCGGTGCGGCTCACGGCCTGTATGTCGCACCGTCCGGCGGCGGCAAAACTCAGCTGATGGCGCTCGCCGTCGCCGCCGACGCCCTGTACGGGGCGGTCGTCTGGCTGGCAACCCAGGCCCCGGATGAGAAGACCCGCGCGCTGGGCGAGCACATCAACCGTCAGGGCGCCGGCTCCCTCTACATGATCCGGGCCCTGCGGGCGACGCTCGCACTGATGGAGATCCGCGCGGAAATGGTCTGGGCAGACGGCGAACTCCACGACTGGAGTCCAGATCTTCAGGGATGCCCGTACTCCCCGCTGAGCCTGTACCTGGACGAGTTCCTCTCCGCCGCCCGCGACGGCGAGTACGGCGCGGACATCATGGACCTTGCCGAGCAGGTCTCGGTCAAGGGCCGCAAGTACGCGATCGGCGAGAAGGTCGCCGGTCAGTCGATCTTCGTGCAGGACGGGTTCACGCAGCTGCTGTGCGAGAACCTGCGCGAGAACTGCATCCCGGTGGTACTGAAGGTCGCCGCGAAGAAAGTCGCCGGGATGTTCAAGGACCTGGGCATCGCCCCCGACGACATCCCGGACCCGCTGCCGCGCAGCTTCTCCAAAGCGGAAGCAGGCCGCATCGAGCGGATCATGAAGGGCGAGCCGGAGCCCGCCGCCAGCTCGAATACCGGCGGCGCCGGCTGGATCGTGGAGAACAAGAAGCCCGAGACCCTGCGAACCCTGTACATGGACTTCAGCAAGGACATCAGCCACCTGTTCCCCGACAAGATCATGGAGCTCACCGCCCACGAGATCCGGGAGCTTCAAGCCCGCGACCTGTGGTTCGACTGGAACGAGCCCCCCAGGCCCGGCGAGTTCGGCCCCGAACCAGACGACGACGAGGACGACGACGGGGACGCGCCCAAGTCGAAGGGCAAGCGCCGCAGCCCCGGCACCAAGCCCGGGCCGCGCCGCGACACGGTCACCTCCCCGCGCCAGGCCCTGGAAGCCATTAAGAACCTCACCAACGCCTGA
- a CDS encoding replication-relaxation family protein → MGGTKTRPYGSTTKTRTMVLAGLGVVKVATAEQIRQLMCPGTADAQTVRNGAKDLVVEGLVVSLGSATRINAKGNRVSEKLWNLTPAGLAAASVVLDREVKEMGGTAKASVASGAPHARKVTDTITAFLQTVPEPTSPVVRKKLPAPSRPDPVLEGGPRPPGIGTLPGWETEVVLPVTGTFTTPGRGSPRADAVLTAPQAGLPVLFVEVDNGTEDRPTVAGKLVKYRRFFRRTVKDTDGRDVPLWRTLYDDSGRGGYPPLALVFTAKVGREAMMNRIKAVRDLSQECWKGHWHGGSLYGTGTTGGTKDGYRDYTGTIPVIVTTLARLQEHGPHGVIWWRYGHSHLESLEVALDNPDDYRAFHAREEQRRLTSRAEQERGQREREETKRRRKASAWACPTCGRDVYPSDTWQSVPPGSDCTVCTSVKEGKRQEAEERAAEAAQTKAEAEAWRKKNGLFGFLR, encoded by the coding sequence GTGGGTGGGACGAAGACGCGGCCGTATGGGTCGACGACGAAGACGCGGACGATGGTGCTCGCCGGGCTCGGGGTGGTGAAGGTCGCTACGGCTGAGCAGATCCGGCAGCTGATGTGTCCGGGCACCGCGGATGCGCAGACCGTCCGTAATGGTGCGAAGGATCTCGTGGTGGAGGGCTTGGTCGTCTCGCTCGGTTCGGCGACCCGGATCAACGCGAAGGGCAACCGGGTCAGCGAGAAGCTGTGGAACCTCACCCCAGCCGGCCTGGCGGCCGCGAGCGTGGTCCTGGACCGCGAGGTGAAGGAGATGGGCGGCACGGCGAAGGCATCGGTGGCCTCGGGTGCTCCGCACGCGCGGAAGGTCACCGACACGATCACCGCGTTCCTCCAGACCGTCCCGGAACCAACCAGCCCGGTTGTCCGTAAGAAGCTGCCGGCCCCCTCCCGTCCGGACCCGGTCCTGGAAGGTGGTCCGCGCCCGCCGGGTATCGGCACGCTGCCCGGGTGGGAGACCGAGGTAGTGCTGCCGGTGACGGGGACGTTCACCACGCCGGGCAGGGGCAGCCCTCGCGCGGACGCGGTCTTGACGGCTCCTCAGGCGGGGTTGCCGGTGCTGTTCGTGGAGGTCGACAACGGCACCGAGGACCGGCCGACCGTGGCAGGGAAACTCGTCAAGTACCGCCGGTTCTTCCGCCGTACCGTCAAGGACACGGACGGGCGGGACGTCCCCCTGTGGCGCACCCTCTACGACGACAGTGGCCGCGGCGGGTATCCGCCTCTGGCTCTGGTGTTCACCGCCAAGGTCGGGCGGGAGGCGATGATGAACCGTATCAAAGCCGTCCGCGACCTCTCCCAAGAATGCTGGAAGGGCCACTGGCACGGCGGAAGCCTCTATGGAACCGGGACCACGGGCGGGACCAAGGATGGTTACCGCGACTACACGGGCACCATCCCGGTCATCGTCACTACGCTCGCCCGACTGCAGGAGCACGGCCCCCATGGCGTCATCTGGTGGCGCTACGGCCACTCCCATCTCGAATCCCTTGAAGTGGCCCTGGACAACCCGGACGACTACCGCGCCTTCCACGCCCGCGAGGAGCAGCGCCGCCTGACGTCTCGCGCCGAGCAGGAGCGCGGGCAGCGTGAGCGGGAAGAGACGAAGCGGCGACGGAAGGCCAGCGCGTGGGCGTGTCCGACCTGCGGCCGTGATGTCTACCCGAGCGATACCTGGCAATCCGTACCGCCGGGCAGTGATTGCACCGTGTGCACCTCCGTCAAGGAGGGGAAGCGCCAGGAGGCCGAGGAACGGGCGGCTGAAGCGGCTCAAACGAAGGCGGAAGCGGAAGCATGGCGTAAGAAGAACGGGTTGTTCGGCTTCCTGCGCTGA
- a CDS encoding DEAD/DEAH box helicase, with protein sequence MPNPEKITLRPHQIEAVDAVVRGLDIPPGKRIPRNGLRATVVAACGTGKTFIAAHSALRLARNGRILVLLPTLDLLTQTVKEWRSAGHTGPAVAVCSLDDDPHLWDLDVRSTTSPPQLALWHGRGPVTVYATYASLPVLAEAHEGAYGLPMDVFDLVVVDEAHRTSGSAGKAWAAIHDQEVIPAMRRLYMTATPRIWKERPPRKLERAVSETGELFEGRDRLPRELACSMDDPKIYGPVVYELSLASSVSRGLLARYQIVVVELRDPLVTPARLAGEEGREERVRGERMGTLQAALLETMRAHQLQTTITFHHRTIEASAFAKGLPRVAKRLHASDPERYPEKVWADWLSGEHEMDHRRSVLADFGRRAGRAVLSNCRVLNEGVDIRAVDSVALLDPKGSAVDIVQAIGRALRQKPGQGKVATLIVPVFLAPDERPEDMFTSASYRPLVKVLEGLRAHDERAIEMLAIPQENQKRVVDPSENIGPEPEEGAEESRLLLRFAAPRDPVMVAKWVKFHVLDTERQDWARGYDAARRYQEREDSLDVPYGHQEGAYPLGRWLSDQRRAYRAGTMPSTRADELEELGMVWDTADAGFEENLAAARAYYAEAGTLAAPRHATALDKPVGQWLTNLRRPGGLGKDPGRAQRRGELLAAIDPDWNPGQLGWTVDWQRHHVGLRALLEAGSTLEDILPGVTYRGDDIGRWRARQVRDWARLNPEQQRRLGELGVGPAVRAKTASARTSAKTGAGKGSDAFTRGVAALQQFIAREGRTVVGRAHIEGLPDGTSVRLGVFLSNQKSRRDRLSEEQLAALAELGLDWA encoded by the coding sequence ATGCCGAATCCGGAAAAGATCACGTTGCGGCCTCATCAAATCGAGGCCGTTGACGCCGTGGTGCGCGGCCTTGATATCCCGCCCGGGAAGCGGATTCCGCGTAATGGCCTGCGGGCCACGGTGGTGGCGGCGTGCGGTACCGGAAAGACCTTCATTGCCGCCCATTCCGCGCTGCGCCTGGCACGGAATGGGCGCATTCTCGTGTTGCTTCCGACCTTGGATCTTCTGACGCAGACGGTGAAGGAATGGCGCTCTGCAGGGCATACGGGTCCAGCTGTGGCGGTGTGTTCGCTCGATGATGACCCGCATCTGTGGGATCTGGATGTGCGATCCACGACCAGCCCGCCGCAGTTGGCGCTGTGGCACGGCCGCGGACCGGTCACCGTGTACGCCACCTACGCCTCTCTGCCGGTGCTGGCTGAGGCGCACGAGGGCGCTTACGGGCTTCCCATGGACGTTTTCGACCTCGTGGTCGTTGACGAAGCCCACCGTACAAGTGGCTCCGCCGGTAAGGCCTGGGCCGCCATCCACGACCAGGAGGTCATCCCGGCGATGCGCCGGCTCTACATGACCGCCACTCCTCGGATCTGGAAGGAGCGCCCGCCTCGGAAGCTTGAGCGGGCCGTCTCGGAGACCGGCGAACTGTTCGAAGGCCGGGACCGGCTGCCACGGGAGCTGGCCTGCTCCATGGACGATCCGAAGATCTACGGCCCCGTCGTCTACGAGCTGTCACTCGCGTCAAGCGTCTCGCGCGGGCTGCTCGCGCGCTACCAGATCGTGGTGGTCGAGTTGAGGGATCCTCTCGTGACTCCCGCCCGTCTGGCCGGGGAGGAAGGCCGGGAGGAGCGGGTCCGCGGTGAGCGGATGGGCACTCTGCAGGCCGCGCTGCTGGAGACTATGAGAGCCCATCAGCTGCAGACCACCATCACCTTCCATCACCGGACCATAGAGGCCTCCGCGTTCGCGAAGGGGCTGCCCCGGGTCGCCAAGCGGCTGCATGCCTCGGATCCGGAGCGGTATCCGGAGAAGGTCTGGGCCGACTGGCTGAGCGGCGAGCATGAGATGGACCACCGGCGCTCCGTGCTCGCTGATTTCGGGCGCAGGGCCGGGCGTGCGGTGCTTTCGAATTGTCGTGTTCTGAATGAGGGTGTGGATATTCGGGCCGTGGACAGTGTGGCCCTGCTCGATCCCAAGGGGTCCGCGGTCGATATCGTTCAGGCCATCGGCCGGGCGTTGCGTCAGAAGCCGGGGCAGGGGAAGGTTGCTACATTGATCGTGCCAGTTTTTTTGGCACCGGATGAGCGGCCGGAAGACATGTTTACTTCCGCTTCTTATCGCCCGTTGGTGAAGGTCCTTGAAGGGCTTCGGGCGCATGATGAACGTGCCATTGAAATGCTCGCAATTCCTCAGGAAAATCAGAAGCGGGTTGTAGATCCGTCGGAAAACATCGGCCCGGAACCAGAGGAAGGCGCAGAGGAGTCGCGGCTGCTGCTGCGCTTCGCGGCCCCCCGGGATCCGGTGATGGTCGCCAAGTGGGTCAAGTTCCACGTCCTCGACACCGAACGCCAGGACTGGGCCCGCGGGTACGACGCCGCACGCCGCTACCAAGAGCGGGAAGACAGTCTCGATGTGCCCTACGGGCACCAGGAGGGCGCGTATCCACTGGGCAGGTGGCTGTCAGATCAGCGAAGGGCGTACCGGGCCGGGACTATGCCCAGCACCCGGGCGGACGAGCTGGAGGAGCTCGGGATGGTGTGGGACACCGCTGACGCCGGGTTCGAGGAGAACCTCGCCGCGGCCCGCGCCTACTACGCCGAAGCTGGGACCCTGGCCGCCCCGCGGCACGCCACTGCTTTGGACAAGCCCGTGGGGCAATGGCTCACCAACCTCCGCCGGCCCGGCGGGCTCGGCAAAGACCCCGGGCGGGCGCAGCGACGCGGCGAGCTGCTCGCCGCGATCGACCCCGACTGGAACCCTGGGCAGTTGGGCTGGACCGTGGACTGGCAACGCCACCACGTAGGGCTGCGCGCGCTCCTGGAGGCCGGCAGCACGCTGGAGGACATCCTGCCCGGCGTCACCTACCGCGGCGACGACATCGGACGCTGGAGGGCCCGGCAGGTAAGGGACTGGGCACGGCTGAACCCCGAGCAGCAGCGGCGGCTGGGAGAGCTGGGGGTGGGACCGGCTGTACGGGCGAAGACGGCGTCGGCACGGACCAGCGCGAAGACGGGGGCAGGCAAGGGCTCCGATGCGTTCACACGGGGCGTAGCGGCCCTGCAGCAGTTCATCGCACGCGAGGGGAGAACTGTGGTCGGCAGAGCTCACATTGAGGGGTTGCCCGACGGCACCTCCGTACGGCTGGGTGTATTTCTCAGCAACCAAAAATCACGCCGCGACCGCTTGAGCGAGGAGCAGCTGGCCGCGCTTGCCGAACTCGGCCTCGACTGGGCATGA
- a CDS encoding DUF6197 family protein: protein MPHTTLSPAPTTRATAPPAALSLEERLTLVNTQMTLRLDEAAVAYEVNTAHIPTEPVDLDDVVTLPLTPTLQPPPNAYPTPVAALLQRAHHRLLTGGWCSGALVDAEGARCLYGAIRAEARGDRGLESSAVTVLMDAIRRTFGDDVDSVPGFNDAWTNGRIPMRMLDQAAGLADARGL from the coding sequence ATGCCTCACACCACGCTCTCCCCCGCCCCGACCACCCGAGCCACCGCGCCGCCGGCGGCCCTGTCTCTCGAGGAACGCCTCACTCTCGTCAACACGCAGATGACCCTGCGCCTGGACGAAGCGGCTGTCGCCTACGAGGTCAACACCGCGCACATCCCCACCGAGCCGGTCGACCTGGACGACGTCGTCACCCTCCCGCTCACCCCAACCCTCCAACCGCCGCCCAACGCGTACCCGACGCCGGTGGCAGCCCTCCTCCAGCGCGCCCACCACCGGCTGCTCACCGGCGGCTGGTGCAGCGGCGCCTTGGTCGACGCGGAAGGCGCCCGCTGCCTGTACGGAGCCATCCGCGCCGAAGCCCGCGGCGACCGCGGCCTGGAGAGCAGCGCCGTCACCGTGCTCATGGACGCCATCCGGCGCACGTTCGGCGACGACGTCGACTCCGTACCGGGCTTCAACGACGCCTGGACAAACGGCCGTATCCCGATGCGGATGCTCGACCAGGCCGCCGGCCTCGCCGACGCCCGCGGCCTGTAA
- a CDS encoding ParA family protein codes for MTAPYSPDEREKVVAKLPASLRQELKVRAAQLGVDIKDAVTEGVHAWRDADGPRPSVNTSGGNSFATYLPTGLYAEFKNDCKERDIPFNQGIAQSIRLWLDSNLSPRRVPRTTGARRLIFGNQKGGVGKTATSAGVAEALAEGGERVLLVDFDPQCHLTKQLGYEMLGIDNPSLAKHMLGEGNGALRDLLVPIEEGSFGGRLFLLPGCKDAFLLDAKLATSRHVRIKETALEKALEPLESEFDFIVIDCPPSLGYSMDTALYYARTRDSEEPSESGVVIPVLAEDSSADAYDMLFDQIEDLTADLDVGITKLGFVVNMYDSRKGYIATSSLDSWKTIGDPPVLAVVPERKEQREANRLKAPLLTSAPDCEQSEAMRTIALAVKG; via the coding sequence ATGACCGCCCCTTACAGTCCCGATGAACGGGAAAAGGTAGTTGCCAAGCTTCCTGCCTCTCTGCGGCAGGAACTCAAGGTCCGAGCAGCCCAGTTGGGCGTGGACATCAAGGATGCCGTCACGGAAGGCGTCCACGCCTGGCGAGACGCCGACGGGCCCCGCCCATCGGTCAACACGTCTGGAGGCAATTCATTCGCCACCTACCTTCCGACCGGGCTGTACGCGGAGTTCAAGAACGACTGCAAGGAACGGGACATCCCCTTCAACCAGGGCATTGCCCAGTCGATCCGCCTGTGGCTCGACAGCAACCTCTCCCCCCGTCGCGTTCCCCGCACGACCGGCGCCCGCCGACTCATCTTCGGCAACCAGAAGGGCGGGGTGGGCAAGACTGCGACCTCGGCCGGCGTCGCGGAGGCCCTCGCGGAAGGCGGCGAGCGCGTTCTCCTCGTCGACTTCGACCCGCAGTGCCACCTCACCAAGCAGCTCGGCTACGAGATGCTCGGCATCGACAACCCCAGCCTCGCCAAGCACATGCTGGGCGAAGGAAATGGCGCGCTCCGCGATCTGCTCGTGCCCATAGAGGAGGGCTCCTTCGGCGGCCGGCTATTCCTACTGCCCGGTTGCAAGGACGCGTTCCTGCTGGATGCCAAACTGGCCACCAGTCGCCACGTCCGCATCAAGGAAACGGCACTGGAGAAGGCCCTGGAGCCGCTGGAGAGCGAGTTCGACTTCATCGTGATCGACTGCCCGCCCAGCCTCGGCTACTCCATGGACACCGCCCTCTACTACGCACGCACCCGCGACTCCGAAGAACCCAGCGAGTCAGGTGTGGTGATCCCCGTCCTGGCCGAAGACAGCTCGGCCGACGCGTACGACATGCTCTTCGATCAGATCGAGGACCTCACGGCCGACCTGGATGTCGGCATCACCAAGTTGGGCTTCGTGGTGAACATGTACGACAGCCGTAAGGGCTACATCGCCACCTCGTCCCTCGACAGCTGGAAGACCATCGGCGATCCGCCGGTCCTCGCCGTGGTCCCTGAGCGGAAGGAACAGCGCGAGGCGAACCGCCTCAAGGCTCCCCTACTCACCTCCGCGCCTGACTGCGAGCAGTCCGAAGCCATGCGCACCATCGCCCTGGCGGTGAAGGGGTGA